A part of Terriglobus roseus genomic DNA contains:
- a CDS encoding carboxypeptidase-like regulatory domain-containing protein: MKRFSFSLVLLAGVFSFAGVASAHAQFIPGMSRNANGTGAGGEKGLGIGTYDTKTVVHERVVSGVVKGKDGVPAKGAVVYLKNDGNKNVKSVTVDETGKFRFVQLSRTVDYQLWAESKEKKTDQKTISQFDTRDTITRELTIE; encoded by the coding sequence ATGAAGCGTTTCTCTTTTTCTTTGGTCCTTCTTGCCGGAGTGTTCTCATTTGCCGGAGTTGCGAGTGCACACGCCCAATTTATTCCGGGTATGAGCCGCAATGCGAACGGGACAGGCGCAGGCGGCGAGAAAGGCCTTGGAATTGGCACGTATGACACCAAGACCGTTGTGCATGAACGCGTGGTCAGCGGTGTGGTGAAGGGCAAGGATGGCGTACCGGCGAAGGGCGCTGTGGTGTACCTCAAAAACGACGGCAACAAGAACGTTAAATCCGTCACTGTGGATGAGACAGGCAAGTTCCGTTTCGTGCAGCTTTCGCGTACCGTGGACTATCAGCTTTGGGCGGAATCGAAAGAGAAGAAGACCGATCAGAAGACGATCAGTCAGTTTGATACGCGCGATACGATTACGCGCGAACTAACTATCGAGTAG
- a CDS encoding aspartate ammonia-lyase: MNTRREKDSLGYVEVPAEALYGAQTARAIENFPISGLRANPFLVRALVLIKLAAAKVNGDLGLISSEQSQAIQQAAQEVLHGQHLDQFVVDVFQAGAGVSLHMNTNEVLANRASQILGGNLGEYAQAHPNDHVNYGQSTNDVFPTAMRLSALLALHELYPVLESLTEGLETKAAEFDHILKSGRTHMQDAVPIRLGQEFAAYAVAIRRSKTFIAEASAGLRELGLGGSAVGTGINTHPKYRFAAIDLLAKLTGEPLIAAEDMRYAMQSCAPMASVSGALRTLALEVVRISNDLRLLSSGPNTGFREIDLPGLQPGSSIMPGKVNPVLPELTAMVGFQVCGNDAAVAMAVQAGQLELNVMMPTMAHNVLQSITILSNTLRELDHRCIRGITANEARCAFYAQSTVSLATALNPYIGYAKAAEVVKESIATGRSIIDLVREKGLLTEHQISTILDARAMTEPREKEDA, from the coding sequence ATGAACACCCGCAGAGAAAAAGATTCGCTTGGCTATGTAGAGGTTCCGGCCGAAGCGTTGTACGGAGCGCAAACCGCTCGTGCCATTGAAAACTTCCCCATTAGCGGCCTCCGCGCCAATCCTTTTCTCGTCCGTGCTTTAGTGCTCATCAAATTGGCCGCAGCCAAGGTCAACGGCGACCTGGGACTGATCTCCTCAGAGCAATCGCAAGCAATCCAGCAGGCGGCTCAGGAAGTCCTCCACGGCCAACATCTCGACCAGTTCGTAGTGGACGTCTTCCAGGCTGGTGCAGGCGTCTCGCTACACATGAACACCAACGAAGTGCTCGCCAACCGAGCGTCGCAGATCCTTGGCGGCAATCTGGGCGAATACGCGCAGGCGCATCCGAACGACCACGTGAACTACGGCCAGAGCACCAACGACGTCTTCCCAACTGCCATGCGACTCTCTGCCCTACTAGCGTTGCACGAGCTTTATCCGGTGCTGGAATCGCTAACGGAAGGTCTGGAAACAAAGGCCGCCGAGTTTGACCACATTCTAAAATCTGGCCGCACCCACATGCAGGACGCGGTTCCCATTCGTTTGGGTCAAGAATTTGCAGCCTACGCCGTGGCCATCCGCCGCTCTAAAACCTTCATTGCTGAGGCCAGCGCCGGTCTTCGTGAACTGGGACTCGGCGGCTCAGCCGTTGGCACCGGCATCAACACCCATCCCAAGTATCGTTTTGCTGCCATTGATTTGTTAGCGAAACTAACGGGTGAACCCCTAATCGCTGCGGAAGACATGCGCTATGCCATGCAGTCCTGTGCGCCCATGGCCAGCGTCTCCGGTGCGCTACGTACGCTGGCGCTAGAAGTCGTCCGCATCTCCAACGACCTCCGTTTGCTATCTTCTGGCCCCAATACTGGTTTCCGAGAAATCGATCTCCCTGGGTTACAACCGGGCTCATCCATCATGCCGGGCAAGGTCAATCCGGTGCTGCCGGAACTCACCGCCATGGTTGGTTTTCAGGTTTGCGGTAATGATGCGGCGGTTGCTATGGCTGTCCAGGCAGGCCAGCTTGAATTGAATGTGATGATGCCCACCATGGCGCACAATGTTCTCCAGTCCATCACCATCCTCTCGAACACGCTGCGTGAGTTGGATCATCGCTGCATCCGCGGCATCACCGCCAACGAGGCTCGCTGTGCCTTCTACGCGCAATCTACGGTCTCGCTCGCCACGGCGCTCAATCCCTACATTGGCTATGCAAAAGCAGCGGAGGTCGTAAAAGAATCTATCGCTACCGGTCGATCCATCATCGACCTTGTACGTGAAAAAGGGCTGCTCACCGAGCATCAGATCAGCACCATCCTTGACGCACGTGCCATGACTGAACCGCGCGAAAAAGAAGACGCATAA
- a CDS encoding c-type cytochrome produces MAKQSRNSGRSNRRGGSNGVGKFIFGMFFGAALTLLTIAAWMRFGKPPVAVSDAASLWEPLVASVPANARAKSEAKTPPFPASEDTFEAAAKLYRQQCVSCHGAPGQSSTTGRAMSPRAPQFFSPQDKSVLASQKPGEIYWKTAYGIRRTGMPAFGKTFTDTQLWQISLLLQASNGELPDPVRALLTEGLPPLQPTEIKP; encoded by the coding sequence ATGGCAAAACAGAGTAGAAATTCCGGCAGATCCAATCGTCGCGGCGGCAGCAACGGCGTCGGCAAGTTCATCTTTGGCATGTTTTTTGGAGCCGCCCTCACCTTGCTGACCATCGCTGCATGGATGCGTTTTGGTAAGCCTCCCGTCGCCGTTAGCGATGCGGCATCTCTCTGGGAGCCGCTGGTGGCCAGTGTCCCGGCCAATGCACGTGCAAAATCCGAGGCAAAAACGCCGCCGTTCCCTGCCAGCGAAGACACCTTTGAGGCTGCTGCAAAGCTCTACCGGCAGCAGTGTGTTTCATGCCACGGCGCGCCCGGGCAGAGCTCCACGACCGGCCGGGCCATGTCGCCTCGAGCACCACAATTCTTCTCGCCGCAGGACAAATCAGTCCTCGCAAGCCAGAAGCCAGGCGAGATTTACTGGAAGACTGCTTACGGTATTCGCCGCACCGGCATGCCCGCCTTCGGCAAGACGTTTACCGATACGCAACTATGGCAGATTAGCCTGCTTTTGCAGGCGTCCAACGGTGAACTACCCGATCCGGTTCGCGCTTTACTCACTGAGGGATTGCCCCCGCTGCAACCGACCGAAATCAAGCCTTAA
- a CDS encoding DUF481 domain-containing protein, translating into MASLLVLGVGMGLKAQQAAPEKDVLIFTNGDQLSGTMVRSVGDSVVFNSDMAGEITVPLKQIKDLKTHGAFAVLKHGVPVAQSRKVVPAPVEITTDTLTVEETPQVPSQTVPMKDVALVVDEKTFKSSLTHDPSFFQGWNGAVNLGTSFTQATVHGGSISTGISLIRTIPVIPYLRTRNRTTANFLENYGVLTTPPVLSGTGGDVQAKTSIMHADAERDEYISKRVYVLGTVAFDHNYAQSIALNQLYGGGFGWTVFNTPLHQLDLKADAHYQRQGHFDPTLNLNLFGSTFSEAYRRSLPYKMVLTQTAAYLPAWNDFNAYSANGSLNLAAPLFKRLSLNVTALDSYINNPDPGYQKNSFTFTTGLTYALK; encoded by the coding sequence GTGGCCAGCCTGCTTGTGCTCGGTGTAGGGATGGGGCTGAAGGCGCAGCAAGCGGCGCCCGAGAAGGATGTCCTGATCTTTACGAACGGTGATCAGCTCAGCGGCACGATGGTACGAAGTGTCGGCGACAGTGTCGTTTTTAATAGCGACATGGCCGGCGAGATTACCGTGCCACTGAAACAAATAAAAGATCTGAAGACACATGGCGCGTTTGCTGTTCTCAAGCATGGCGTCCCGGTTGCGCAATCGAGGAAGGTGGTGCCAGCCCCGGTGGAGATCACCACGGACACCCTGACCGTGGAGGAGACTCCCCAGGTTCCTTCACAGACGGTTCCGATGAAGGACGTCGCCCTTGTCGTGGATGAGAAGACCTTCAAGAGCTCGCTGACGCATGACCCATCTTTCTTCCAGGGATGGAATGGTGCTGTAAATCTGGGCACAAGCTTTACGCAGGCGACCGTTCACGGTGGTTCCATCTCCACTGGCATTTCGCTAATCCGGACGATTCCGGTGATTCCGTATTTGCGAACACGTAACAGAACTACGGCGAATTTCCTGGAAAACTATGGCGTTCTGACCACGCCGCCGGTCCTCAGCGGTACTGGCGGTGATGTACAGGCCAAGACCAGCATTATGCACGCGGACGCCGAACGCGATGAGTACATCTCAAAGCGCGTCTATGTGCTGGGCACCGTGGCGTTCGATCATAACTACGCACAGAGCATCGCGTTAAATCAGCTCTATGGTGGTGGTTTTGGTTGGACGGTGTTCAATACGCCGTTGCATCAGCTCGATCTGAAAGCGGATGCGCACTATCAACGGCAGGGCCACTTCGATCCCACGTTGAACCTGAATCTGTTTGGTTCAACGTTCAGCGAAGCGTACCGCAGGTCTCTGCCTTACAAGATGGTATTAACGCAGACTGCGGCATACCTGCCGGCGTGGAACGATTTCAACGCATATTCCGCGAACGGCAGTCTGAATCTGGCTGCACCGTTATTCAAACGGTTGTCGTTGAATGTGACGGCTCTGGATAGCTACATCAATAACCCTGATCCCGGTTACCAGAAGAACAGTTTCACTTTCACAACAGGACTGACGTACGCGTTGAAATAA
- a CDS encoding trimeric intracellular cation channel family protein yields MFFRFFEVAAISLGALGGVLALRRDHTSRYDVIGLLGLGLLSGVGGGLVRDIMLGDGPPLALMHPSYLAYALAGAAIGIFFGHTVGARMLAFMNIVDALALGLFTVAGSTRAMNAHLGFLPCLMLGVTTAVGGGALKDLFSGKTPATFQEGELYALVATFAAAAFLGLVRAGVPINHAASIGTTIGFGLRLLAIRYGWRTRAIGTLS; encoded by the coding sequence GTGTTTTTTCGCTTTTTTGAGGTCGCCGCCATCTCGCTGGGTGCACTTGGCGGGGTATTGGCCCTGCGTCGTGACCATACTTCGCGTTACGACGTGATTGGATTGCTGGGGTTGGGATTGCTAAGCGGCGTGGGAGGTGGACTGGTACGCGACATCATGCTGGGCGATGGGCCACCGCTTGCATTGATGCACCCTTCGTACCTTGCATACGCGCTTGCAGGTGCTGCCATCGGCATCTTCTTTGGACATACCGTAGGCGCTCGGATGCTGGCCTTCATGAATATCGTGGATGCGCTCGCACTAGGCCTCTTCACGGTTGCCGGCAGCACGCGAGCGATGAATGCCCACTTGGGCTTTCTGCCATGCCTGATGCTGGGCGTTACAACAGCCGTGGGCGGCGGTGCTCTGAAGGATTTATTCAGCGGTAAAACACCCGCCACGTTCCAGGAAGGCGAACTCTATGCCCTGGTCGCCACTTTTGCGGCCGCAGCATTTCTCGGGCTGGTCCGGGCAGGCGTTCCGATAAACCACGCGGCGTCTATCGGCACCACCATTGGCTTCGGCTTGAGGCTGCTTGCAATTCGGTATGGATGGCGGACTCGAGCAATCGGAACACTTTCGTAA